Proteins from a single region of Seriola aureovittata isolate HTS-2021-v1 ecotype China chromosome 9, ASM2101889v1, whole genome shotgun sequence:
- the dcp1a gene encoding mRNA-decapping enzyme 1A, whose protein sequence is METVNAGHMMSLAALQRQDPYINKLLDVTGQVALYNFNSKANEWEKTEIEGTLFVYARSASPHHGFTIMNRLSTENLVEPINKDLEFQLQDPFLLYRNGNLGIYSIWFYDKRDCQRIAQLMVKIVKQEADHAQRESPERPEPGRTNGVAGPRPIDILELLSKAKEEYQRAQSGETDGCTEPSVKAAINATERTHSTPQPEKSSHTMVKQITVEELFGSSLPKDPSLPAMPTQSTTKPSSDPSTAYIQNQSYANPAHQNLGCNQRHQAAGLLPAPYALHPSPVFQSVPRSDPQPQCSVSPPLVPPAGSEPHAAPPGPAAPPAASVAYLGQEILSTLKPAVPSVNSDIQKPILAPNFLPSTLVPPHSFQEPMGKPLLQHSNEMDVFSQPPNLIKPMSAAPVSSAFAVPGPEISVLLSPSAFQQSNKTTTAAVSVVPPNPSESFSTSLGDAEPPPAPCSKKHLQETLIHLIKNDPDFLSAIHDAYLQTLSKEFSSMKL, encoded by the exons ATGGAGACCGTAAATGCTGGACATATGATGAGTTTAGCAGCTCTACAGAGACAAGACCCGTATATAAACAAACTGCTCGATGTTACTGGCCAGGTGGCACTCTACAACTTCAACTCCAAAGCCAACGAATGG GAGAAGACCGAAATCGAGGGCACCTTGTTTGTTTATGCCAG GTCTGCCTCCCCTCACCATGGCTTCACCATCATGAACCGACTGAGCACTGAGAACCTGGTGGAGCCAATCAACAAAGACCTGGAGTTCCAGCTGCAGGATCCCTTTCTGCTCTACAGGAATGGCAACT TGGGTATCTACAGTATTTGGTTCTATGACAAGAGGGACTGTCAACGCATTGCTCAGCTGATGGTCAA GATTGTAAAACAAGAAGCGGACCATGCCCAGAGAGAGTCACCAGAAAGGCCGGAACCGGGGAGAACCAATGGCGTCGCTGGACCACGGCCCATTGACATCCTGGAACTACTCAGCAAAGCCAAGGAAGAATACCAGAGA GCTCAGTCAGGTGAAACAGATGGGTGTACAGAGCCAAGTGTGAAAGCAGCTATCAACGCGACAGAACGTACCCACAGCACACCACAACCTGAAAAG AGCTCTCACACAATGGTGAAGCAGATCACAGTTGAGGAGCTCTTCGGCTCATCCCTCCCTAAGGATCCCTCTCTACCTGCCATGCCCACACAAAGCACCACCAAACCTTCCAGTGATCCCTCCACTGCTTACATCCAGAACCAGTCGTATGCCAATCCAGCCCATCAAAACCTCGGGTGCAACCAGCGGCACCAAGCCGCTGGCCTGCTCCCAGCTCCATATGCACTCCATCCCAGCCCTGTTTTCCAGTCAGTCCCCAGGTCAGACCCCCAGCCTCAGTGCTCAGTTTCACCTCCCCTGGTGCCTCCAGCTGGCTCAGAGCCTCATGCTGCTCCCCCTGGTCctgcagcaccaccagcagcttcTGTGGCTTATTTGGGTCAGGAAATACTCAGCACACTTAAACCAGCAGTGCCATCTGTGAATTCAGACATCCAGAAACCCATCCTTGCACCCAACTTCCTGCCAAGCACCCTGGTGCCACCCCACAGTTTCCAGGAGCCCATGGGGAAACCCCTTCTCCAGCACAGCAACGAGATGGATGTTTTCTCTCAGCCTCCAAACCTGATCAAACCAATGTCT GCTGCCCCCGTGAGTTCAGCTTTTGCTGTTCCAGGTCCTGAGATTTCAGTGCTTCTCTCCCCCAGCGCCTTCCAGCAGTCCAAtaagacaacaacagcagcagtgtcagtGGTCCCTCCTAACCCCTCTGAGTCCTTTTCTACCTCTTTAGGAGATGCAGAGCCTCCACCAGCCCCCTGCagcaaaaaacatttacaagaGACCCTGATCCACCTCATTAAG AACGACCCAGACTTCCTCTCTGCCATCCATGATGCTTACCTGCAGACTCTGTCGAAGGAATTCAGCTCCATGAAACTATAG